One segment of Belonocnema kinseyi isolate 2016_QV_RU_SX_M_011 chromosome 7, B_treatae_v1, whole genome shotgun sequence DNA contains the following:
- the LOC117176626 gene encoding protein SON-like, translated as MPVYKKKTNKKRGTRNAGVKNNTKRQVGKTLVSKDDDSERHERENQKSSSSRRREALRMKTPTATQVFRNYDDEEQARIREYVTCISSDEERSDEIRTESQLPVSEKNAQESKDFLDSFKNLKITHHTDRMTRSRSQSLSINITETEKELILKLEKLSERASSALTSTKKQGLISTPLRQTRRNSAASNVGTDGFCIPHGTPTSSRTRRNFKTQSPVKRTRHLRERKSVNYYKDQSYSIDEKPSVAKPKVKKDYECHEKELFETPRKSGRLQGGTPSGKKLAAVNEEITENDPLSLEDLTRNSQEKLAGKRGSPKKRKSTIAITPTTKSRTPSTKTNKTTQRSTPGRKKIILKSFYVEI; from the exons ATGCCTGTTTACAagaagaaaacaaataaaaaacgcgGTACAAGAAATGCAGGGGTTAAAAATAATACGAAAAGGCAAGTGGGAAAAACTTTGGTGAGCAAGGATGACGATAGCGAGAGACATGAGCGTGAAAATCAAAAGTCTTCGTCCTCGCGTAGAAGAGAAG CTTTAAGGATGAAAACTCCTACGGCGACACAAGTTTTCAGAAACTATGATGACGAAGAACAAGCTCGTATACGTGAATATGTAACTTGTATATCGTCTGATGAAGAAAGATCTGATGAAATCCGAACAGAATCGCAATTACCAGTAAGTGAAAAGAATGCTCAAGAATCTAAAGACTTCcttgattcatttaaaaatctaaaaataactcATCATACGGACAGAATGACAAGATCTCGTTCACAGAGTTTATCAATTAATATAACAGAAacagaaaaagaattaattttaaagcttgaaaaacTCTCCGAAAGAGCTTCTAGTGCATTAACTTCCACTAAAAAGCAAGGTCTGATCTCAACTCCTCTAAGGCAGACTCGTCGCAATTCTGCGGCTTCAAATGTTGGAACCGACGGTTTTTGCATACCTCATGGAACTCCGACCTCGAGTAGAACACGTCGTAATTTTAAAACCCAATCACCAGTCAAAAGAACGAGACATCTTCGAGAGCGCAAAAGCGTAAATTATTACAAAGATCAGTCGTATTCTATCGATGAAAAGCCATCAGTAGCTAAaccaaaagttaaaaaagattaCGAATGTCATGAGAAGGAACTATTTGAGACACCGAGAAAAAGCGGCAGGCTGCAGGGTGGCACACCAAGTGGAAAAAAACTTGCTGCTGTGAATGAAGAAATCACTGAAAATGATCCTTTGTCCTTAGAAGATTTGACTCGTAATAGCCAAGAGAAACTCGCCGGAAAACGAGGTAGTCCTAAGAAACGTAAAAGCACAATTGCCATCACCCCAACTACCAAAAGCCGAACACCGagtacaaaaacaaataaaacaacaCAACGTTCAACTCCTGGTAGAAAAAAA ATCATTCTTAAAAGCTTTTATGTAGAAATCTAA